A single Polycladomyces subterraneus DNA region contains:
- a CDS encoding SagB family peptide dehydrogenase: MRLEAFLHNLHFDIDKIQPPDWEVDWEDAPLTYKLYRGLPVVPLSLEVPLTLERREAPVKPDLRGFGHFLWYVYGLTHFSPSVDAMDFSEQAVGQTQLYRRFVPSGGALYPNELYVYLKMKDLPVGVYHYDVAHHRLVLLREGDFDSYLARALGNRCDVSACFGMVFVSTMFWKNFFKYNNFAYRLQGLDAGVLIGQLLEVAKRFGFASGVYFQFLDQAVNHLLGLSEQEESVYAVIPLSVEPSITWFADGNDGDRDVSAAELSRELTEVHHDHYVRSLRVKEYPMLIKLNKASMMESIRSFRQITGERNVNWKGRAVALPHVNRLSYELATVCRKRHSPGMDFVWGKVSQLQLATLLKEATASFSYRNDLDGAQEKPESRVTLYGCLYGVEGIQDGAYYYDSAAHAMQRVRLGDHRYWLQQGMSLHNVNLFQVPLCLHVAGDRDHLKKALGYRGYRIQQMEAGMLVQRLLLAASAIGMGGHPLLGFDVSLCDEIYEMAPQGKTSLIQIPVGPYRLGSRWAGILHG, from the coding sequence ATGAGGCTGGAGGCATTTCTGCACAATCTGCATTTTGACATCGACAAGATTCAGCCGCCAGACTGGGAAGTGGATTGGGAAGACGCACCGCTAACGTATAAGCTTTACCGTGGCTTGCCTGTGGTTCCGTTATCACTGGAAGTACCGCTGACGCTCGAGCGACGGGAAGCGCCTGTGAAGCCCGATCTTCGCGGATTCGGTCATTTTCTCTGGTACGTATACGGACTTACTCATTTCTCCCCGTCAGTCGATGCCATGGATTTCTCGGAACAAGCGGTGGGACAGACGCAGTTGTACCGACGGTTTGTTCCCTCCGGTGGGGCGTTGTATCCAAACGAGTTATACGTGTATCTAAAAATGAAGGATTTGCCTGTCGGGGTGTACCATTATGATGTGGCACACCACCGCTTGGTATTGTTGCGCGAAGGCGATTTCGATTCCTATCTGGCCCGGGCTCTTGGCAATCGATGTGACGTGTCGGCTTGTTTTGGCATGGTGTTTGTGTCGACCATGTTTTGGAAAAATTTCTTTAAATACAATAACTTTGCCTACCGTCTGCAAGGGTTGGATGCTGGCGTGCTGATCGGGCAGTTGCTGGAAGTAGCGAAACGGTTTGGCTTCGCATCAGGGGTGTACTTCCAGTTTCTAGATCAGGCCGTTAACCATCTGCTCGGTCTATCCGAACAGGAAGAGAGCGTATATGCGGTGATTCCGCTGTCGGTAGAGCCTTCGATCACTTGGTTTGCCGACGGGAACGACGGAGACAGGGATGTCTCCGCCGCTGAATTGAGCCGGGAATTGACAGAGGTTCACCATGATCACTATGTTCGGTCGCTGAGGGTCAAGGAGTATCCGATGCTGATCAAGTTGAACAAAGCGTCCATGATGGAATCAATTCGATCGTTTCGGCAGATCACAGGGGAGAGGAATGTCAACTGGAAGGGTCGGGCGGTGGCCCTACCACACGTAAACCGGTTGTCGTATGAACTGGCGACTGTCTGTCGGAAGCGGCATTCACCGGGGATGGATTTCGTTTGGGGCAAGGTTAGTCAGCTGCAACTGGCCACTTTGCTCAAAGAGGCAACGGCTTCCTTCTCGTATCGAAATGATTTGGACGGAGCACAAGAAAAGCCCGAGTCGCGTGTCACACTGTATGGCTGTTTGTATGGCGTTGAAGGCATTCAGGATGGTGCTTACTACTATGACAGCGCTGCTCATGCGATGCAGCGGGTACGTCTTGGAGATCATCGGTATTGGCTGCAACAGGGGATGTCTTTGCACAATGTCAATCTGTTCCAAGTACCGCTCTGCCTGCATGTGGCAGGGGACCGAGACCACCTCAAAAAGGCACTGGGATACAGAGGATATCGCATCCAACAGATGGAAGCAGGTATGCTCGTGCAGCGTTTACTGCTGGCGGCGTCCGCCATCGGGATGGGAGGGCACCCGCTCCTCGGATTTGATGTGAGCTTGTGCGATGAGATCTACGAGATGGCTCCGCAAGGAAAAACCAGCTTGATTCAAATCCCGGTGGGTCCCTATCGCCTTGGCTCCCGATGGGCGGGAATTTTGCATGGTTAG
- the speB gene encoding agmatinase: MMKYQPKDSFESPRFCGPRTFMRLPFMEQLDEHMDFVITGIPFDTGQSFRTGARFGPEAIRDFSILLRPYNPVQDINIFDYVSGVDFGDIPVIPGYITETYEKIEEGMAPIVEKGIIPIVLGGDHSITLGELRAIAKKYGPVALLQFDAHSDTWDSYFGKKYNHGTVFRRAIEEGLLDVSRSIQIGMRGSLYGPTDLQEARDLGLELYTTNDFKRVGVENMLDIIHQRVGSGPVFLSFDIDFLDPVYAPGTGTPEVSGVSIDDALALVRGLTGIDFVGFDLVEVLPAYDHGQITAAAASNIVYEFIALIALAKKNRIQPKMQVAE, translated from the coding sequence ATGATGAAATACCAACCCAAAGATTCTTTTGAATCACCGCGTTTTTGTGGACCTCGAACGTTTATGCGTCTTCCTTTTATGGAGCAGTTAGACGAACATATGGACTTTGTCATCACCGGGATTCCGTTTGATACGGGACAATCTTTTCGGACGGGGGCGAGATTCGGACCTGAGGCGATCCGGGATTTTTCCATTCTGTTGCGACCATATAATCCGGTGCAAGATATCAATATTTTTGATTATGTTTCGGGAGTGGATTTTGGGGATATTCCGGTGATTCCCGGTTATATCACCGAAACATATGAAAAGATCGAAGAAGGTATGGCCCCCATCGTGGAAAAAGGGATAATTCCCATAGTTCTTGGTGGTGATCATTCGATTACATTGGGGGAATTGCGGGCCATTGCCAAAAAGTACGGCCCTGTGGCGTTGCTTCAATTTGATGCGCATTCCGATACGTGGGATTCCTACTTTGGAAAAAAATATAATCACGGAACTGTCTTTCGCCGGGCGATAGAGGAAGGGCTTTTGGATGTGTCCCGTTCGATTCAGATAGGCATGCGCGGTAGCTTATACGGTCCGACGGATCTTCAGGAAGCAAGGGATTTGGGTTTGGAACTCTATACCACCAACGACTTCAAACGGGTTGGTGTAGAAAACATGCTCGACATCATTCATCAGCGTGTGGGAAGCGGACCCGTGTTTTTGTCCTTCGACATTGACTTCCTCGATCCCGTTTATGCACCGGGAACAGGTACTCCGGAAGTTTCGGGAGTGAGCATCGATGATGCTTTGGCCTTGGTACGGGGGTTAACCGGAATCGATTTTGTCGGATTTGATCTGGTTGAAGTGTTGCCCGCTTATGATCATGGTCAAATTACGGCCGCTGCTGCTTCCAATATCGTCTATGAATTTATTGCGTTAATAGCATTAGCGAAAAAGAATCGGATTCAACCAAAAATGCAAGTGGCCGAGTAA
- a CDS encoding purine-cytosine permease family protein has translation MANHQFALDSVQPTPMNARTMKLFPAFSLWLGSNVVVTTVYTGQLLVPDISYLTALCVILFGSLVGAIFLVLTGNIGTRTGLPTMVLTRGAFGTRGAHLPSLLNTIVLIGWSWVQAYMGELSIDHAVKYLTGYSNINFWTVFTQVMVVLITIYGHKGIETFASLAAHFMVILVFLLFGYLFTEYNVGDLIHLPTSHNPTNTVITGFDIVVATAFSWLPLACDYNRNATSSKTGIIGTYAGYNIGTFLAMALGATVSGLSILSHMTQTYDPTDIIGSKHPWLGLLPALIIFISVVSTNVMALYSSTMSYLAVFQKQKYLVTTIVIGVITILGALLKGWLLDHFENFLLMIGTLLIPVGALLIVDYYLLKRGYYDPDEIINGTKKLYWYFKGFNVYTYISISLEQDSDTISHMSMFFPQDLQY, from the coding sequence ATGGCTAATCATCAATTCGCCCTTGATAGTGTTCAGCCTACACCGATGAACGCGAGAACAATGAAATTATTTCCTGCATTTTCACTTTGGTTAGGTTCGAATGTCGTAGTGACCACGGTTTATACAGGTCAGCTTCTTGTTCCCGATATTTCATACTTAACAGCCCTTTGTGTGATTTTATTCGGTTCTCTGGTAGGAGCTATTTTTCTTGTTCTCACTGGTAATATCGGAACGCGCACAGGTCTTCCTACTATGGTACTAACCAGGGGGGCTTTTGGAACTCGAGGAGCTCATCTACCATCGCTATTAAATACAATCGTTCTAATTGGATGGAGTTGGGTTCAAGCCTATATGGGTGAGCTCAGTATCGATCATGCTGTGAAATATCTTACGGGTTATAGCAATATCAATTTCTGGACCGTTTTTACTCAGGTGATGGTGGTTCTGATCACTATCTATGGTCATAAAGGAATCGAAACTTTCGCATCTTTAGCTGCACATTTTATGGTCATTTTAGTGTTCCTTCTCTTTGGGTATTTGTTTACTGAGTATAATGTAGGAGACCTGATTCATCTTCCAACTAGCCATAATCCTACTAACACAGTTATAACAGGATTTGATATTGTTGTGGCTACAGCTTTTTCTTGGCTCCCCCTTGCGTGCGATTATAATCGGAATGCAACATCGTCAAAAACGGGAATAATCGGAACGTATGCTGGGTACAACATTGGTACATTTTTAGCCATGGCTCTTGGTGCAACAGTTTCAGGTCTCTCAATTCTAAGTCATATGACACAAACCTATGATCCCACTGATATTATTGGAAGCAAACATCCATGGTTAGGTTTATTGCCAGCACTGATCATTTTCATTTCTGTTGTCTCCACTAATGTTATGGCACTCTACAGTTCTACCATGTCTTATTTAGCCGTTTTTCAAAAACAAAAATATTTGGTTACGACGATTGTCATCGGAGTAATAACCATACTTGGCGCATTGTTGAAAGGATGGTTGCTTGATCATTTTGAAAATTTCTTACTAATGATTGGTACACTTTTAATTCCGGTGGGCGCATTGTTGATCGTTGACTATTATTTATTGAAACGAGGCTATTATGATCCAGATGAGATTATTAATGGAACTAAGAAATTATATTGGTATTTTAAAGGATTTAACGTATATACTTATATTTCTATATCATTGGAGCAGGATTCGGATACTATTTCACATATGTCTATGTTCTTCCCACAGGATCTACAATATTAA
- a CDS encoding alpha/beta hydrolase, whose translation MQRITFQNSRNLTLVGHLYPSTSQSIIIMCHGFTSDKSSRGRFDKLANAFQRLGYSVLAFDFSGCGESDDDRLTLAKQVNDLHSAISFVKSMGYAKIALYGNSLGSTVCLLCYTPQISTMVLTGALTGPMKYDWDEYFTKEQMQELREKGYITVHRGNRTVMVDQQMLLDFEFIDQEELLKNVHCPVFIIHGNADEEERALCELTKRGMKWLSPDSKLEIIDGAKHGFMEHWSIVEKLATDWFLKHFPLFD comes from the coding sequence TTGCAAAGGATCACCTTTCAGAATTCCCGTAATCTGACTCTGGTAGGACATCTTTATCCATCTACTTCTCAATCCATCATTATCATGTGTCATGGTTTTACTTCAGATAAATCATCCCGAGGCAGGTTTGATAAACTCGCAAACGCCTTTCAACGGTTGGGGTATAGTGTCCTGGCTTTTGACTTCAGCGGTTGCGGTGAAAGCGACGATGATCGACTGACACTGGCCAAACAGGTAAATGATCTGCATTCCGCCATCTCGTTTGTGAAATCCATGGGATATGCTAAGATTGCCCTCTATGGAAACAGTTTGGGAAGCACCGTTTGCTTACTATGTTACACACCTCAGATTTCAACGATGGTGTTGACAGGTGCCTTAACCGGCCCGATGAAATATGATTGGGATGAATATTTTACGAAGGAGCAAATGCAAGAGTTAAGAGAAAAAGGATATATCACCGTACATCGAGGAAACAGAACGGTGATGGTTGATCAACAAATGCTCTTGGATTTTGAGTTCATCGACCAAGAGGAATTGCTGAAAAATGTACACTGCCCGGTATTCATTATTCACGGCAATGCGGATGAAGAGGAAAGGGCTTTGTGCGAGTTGACGAAACGGGGCATGAAGTGGTTGTCCCCTGACTCAAAGTTGGAGATCATCGACGGGGCGAAGCATGGTTTTATGGAGCATTGGTCGATAGTTGAGAAGCTGGCGACAGATTGGTTTCTCAAGCATTTTCCGCTGTTCGACTAG
- a CDS encoding helix-turn-helix domain-containing protein, whose protein sequence is MADLDLIQIGEVIRKVRKSRGLRLEDLADQKISPATVSNIERGVPHVGSEKVLYLLDKLGISLQQIPEILEEENEKLEELLTQLMAVESKLNIIDNQRLLNQLNELPIDDQHKLAAYRHYLMGRCYFNLKDLKRAERAYYHAIRLSGQSSYSKEKNIEALSFNELGICSFYQNDLEQAIQYTESALDAVNGDSTDQYKFACNKAAYLEKLGRIGETVKIVQELWEHIDKMDLDVALNLYDVRVNVFRKSKMFEEAIQCAKEGIEKARLNDKKDRLFELWTALGSVYLSTQDWNKAETCFQTAVEIGEAIDLKIVLVSTYTKLGILYIRQQKEKEAEESLNRAIQLGKDANNAIALTYAHLVMGDLKQTQEKWKESSDFYKQSLELSRKFRNKTLEYKALFRLAKLKKGDSQEEFLSVLENIYEVAAAIAEESKEEESDEIL, encoded by the coding sequence ATGGCGGATCTTGATCTGATTCAGATTGGCGAAGTGATTCGGAAAGTTCGCAAAAGTAGGGGTCTTCGCTTGGAGGATTTGGCGGATCAAAAGATCTCTCCAGCCACTGTCAGCAACATTGAGCGGGGCGTTCCTCATGTCGGATCGGAGAAAGTGTTGTATCTGCTGGACAAGCTCGGTATCTCTCTGCAACAGATTCCAGAGATATTGGAAGAGGAAAACGAAAAGCTGGAGGAATTGCTCACACAGCTGATGGCGGTTGAGTCCAAACTCAACATTATCGATAACCAGAGGCTCCTAAATCAGCTCAATGAACTTCCCATCGACGACCAGCACAAGTTGGCGGCCTACCGCCACTATCTGATGGGGCGATGTTATTTCAATCTGAAGGATTTGAAACGTGCTGAGCGAGCTTACTATCACGCCATTCGCTTGTCAGGGCAGTCCTCTTACAGCAAGGAGAAAAATATCGAAGCGCTCAGTTTCAATGAGTTAGGGATTTGCAGTTTTTACCAGAATGATTTGGAGCAGGCGATTCAATACACGGAAAGCGCATTGGACGCCGTAAACGGAGATTCTACGGATCAATACAAGTTCGCCTGTAACAAAGCCGCCTATCTTGAAAAGTTAGGTCGAATCGGGGAAACGGTGAAAATTGTTCAGGAATTATGGGAACATATCGATAAGATGGACTTGGATGTTGCTTTGAATCTATACGATGTCCGTGTCAATGTGTTCCGTAAGTCCAAAATGTTTGAGGAAGCGATCCAATGCGCCAAGGAAGGGATTGAAAAAGCACGTCTCAATGATAAAAAGGATCGTCTCTTTGAACTGTGGACGGCTTTAGGCAGTGTATACCTTTCCACTCAGGATTGGAACAAAGCGGAAACCTGTTTTCAAACAGCAGTAGAGATTGGAGAAGCAATCGATTTGAAAATCGTACTCGTTAGCACCTATACTAAGTTGGGAATATTATATATACGGCAACAAAAAGAAAAAGAAGCAGAGGAAAGTTTAAACAGAGCGATCCAATTGGGAAAAGATGCCAACAACGCCATTGCCCTAACTTATGCGCATTTGGTGATGGGAGATTTGAAGCAGACGCAAGAAAAATGGAAGGAATCGTCTGATTTTTATAAACAATCGTTAGAACTATCCCGGAAATTTCGGAATAAAACGTTGGAATACAAAGCACTTTTCCGACTTGCCAAACTA